One part of the Cyclobacteriaceae bacterium genome encodes these proteins:
- a CDS encoding YceI family protein: MKKMYFALVALLVSGSAIAQSTWKIDNVHSKIGFSVSHMVVAETEGSFKDYSGSVVSKAADFAGAEVTFSAKVASINTDNEKRDGHLKSADFFDAEKFPEITFKGTLVKDGTKYKLKGDFTMKGVTKKIEFDVIYGGTINTGRGEKAGFKVSGIINRQDYGVNWANKLASGEMVVGDNVSLNIKIELDKVPNS; this comes from the coding sequence ATGAAAAAAATGTATTTCGCTTTGGTTGCGCTGTTGGTAAGTGGCAGTGCAATCGCCCAATCCACCTGGAAGATTGACAATGTTCATTCAAAAATCGGTTTCAGCGTATCGCATATGGTAGTAGCTGAAACAGAAGGTTCGTTCAAGGATTACTCCGGTTCTGTTGTTTCCAAAGCAGCTGATTTTGCGGGTGCAGAAGTTACCTTTTCGGCTAAAGTTGCCTCAATCAACACCGATAACGAAAAACGCGATGGCCACTTAAAATCAGCCGACTTTTTTGATGCCGAAAAATTCCCTGAGATAACATTTAAAGGAACCCTGGTAAAGGACGGAACCAAGTATAAGTTAAAAGGTGACTTTACCATGAAAGGCGTAACCAAAAAAATTGAGTTTGATGTAATCTATGGCGGCACCATTAATACAGGCCGTGGTGAAAAAGCTGGCTTTAAGGTTTCCGGAATTATCAACCGTCAGGATTATGGCGTTAACTGGGCCAATAAATTGGCAAGTGGCGAAATGGTTGTTGGCGACAATGTGAGTTTGAACATTAAGATTGAGCTGGATAAAGTTCCGAACAGCTAA
- a CDS encoding carbohydrate binding family 9 domain-containing protein yields the protein MVRILFLLVLLAFIKNGIAQGLKIKKAKSTIVLDGVMDEPDWLEADVANNFRQFFPSDTTLAKSQSQVRMTYDDKFIYLIARMENIKKDRRYVTPSLRRDFRGEGNDGITVVLDPFSDRTNGFMFGVNPFGVQREGLIANGGSGPSDLSLIWDNKWYSSVKTYEGYWIAEMAIPFKSIRFKEGLTTWNINFYRIDSEYAERSTWSPVPQNFDIITMAFNRQLIWDEPLKNPGTNVSVIPYFLAGGTKNFVEGSPTDKNAEAGFDAKIGISSALNLDVTVNPDFSQVEVDAQVTNLDRFEIFFPEQRQFFLENADLFADFGVEGTRPFFSRRIGIARDESTGQNIQNQIYGGVRLSGKIDNNWRIGFLDMQTGEDPKINLPSTNYMVASLQRKVFARSNIGIIAINKQAFQDSIQGEFTFNPAKYNRLLGIDYNLASKNNVWNGKFFYHHSFDQQKLDSAFATGGFITYSTLKWTINLFTRSVGANYNPEVGFARRRDIQQVAYTQWYNFYPKGSIIQSHGPGIDFDILRNQTYGLLDWDANLMYRFRFRNTANGNIRLRKEYTYLFSPFDPSGTNGQKLAAGTAYHQYLVVANFNSDARRAVFTNLSSRIGEYFNGTRINLSGSLTYRYIPWGFASLNFTINRIRLPEPYNDANLLLIGPRFDLTLSRSVFFTTFVQYNNQINNLNINSRLQWRFKPVSDIFLVYTDNYVTEAFTDTEGRFFAQGQPRLRGVVLKLNYWLNI from the coding sequence ATGGTGCGCATCCTTTTCCTCCTTGTACTGCTTGCTTTCATAAAGAATGGCATCGCCCAAGGCTTAAAAATCAAAAAAGCAAAATCAACCATCGTACTGGACGGAGTAATGGACGAACCTGACTGGTTGGAGGCCGATGTTGCCAATAACTTCCGGCAGTTCTTTCCAAGTGATACTACCTTGGCCAAGAGCCAAAGCCAGGTACGGATGACCTACGATGATAAATTCATCTACCTGATTGCGCGCATGGAGAACATCAAGAAAGACAGGCGCTATGTAACCCCTTCCTTGCGCAGGGATTTCCGGGGCGAAGGCAACGATGGCATAACCGTAGTGCTCGATCCCTTCAGCGACCGAACCAATGGTTTCATGTTTGGGGTAAACCCGTTTGGCGTTCAGCGCGAAGGGCTAATTGCAAACGGAGGCTCTGGGCCATCAGACCTCTCCTTGATTTGGGACAACAAATGGTATTCAAGCGTAAAGACATACGAAGGTTACTGGATTGCTGAAATGGCTATCCCGTTTAAATCCATCCGCTTTAAAGAAGGCCTCACCACCTGGAATATTAACTTTTACCGGATTGACAGCGAATATGCCGAGCGATCAACCTGGTCGCCTGTGCCACAAAACTTTGATATTATAACCATGGCGTTCAACCGGCAACTTATCTGGGACGAGCCGTTGAAAAATCCCGGAACAAACGTATCGGTTATTCCATATTTCCTGGCGGGTGGCACAAAAAATTTTGTTGAGGGAAGCCCTACTGATAAAAATGCCGAGGCCGGATTTGATGCAAAGATTGGGATAAGTTCAGCCCTTAATCTCGATGTTACCGTTAACCCCGACTTTTCGCAAGTTGAAGTAGATGCCCAGGTTACCAACCTCGACCGGTTTGAGATTTTCTTTCCGGAACAACGCCAGTTCTTTTTGGAAAATGCCGATTTGTTTGCCGACTTTGGTGTGGAAGGTACCCGCCCATTCTTCTCACGAAGGATTGGAATAGCACGTGATGAATCCACCGGGCAAAACATTCAAAACCAGATTTATGGCGGGGTGAGGCTAAGCGGAAAAATCGACAACAACTGGCGCATTGGGTTTTTGGATATGCAAACCGGTGAAGACCCAAAAATAAATTTACCATCCACCAATTACATGGTGGCTTCATTGCAACGCAAAGTTTTTGCACGATCCAATATTGGTATTATCGCCATTAACAAACAAGCCTTTCAGGATTCCATACAAGGTGAGTTCACCTTCAACCCGGCCAAGTACAATAGGCTTTTGGGCATCGATTATAACCTGGCGAGCAAAAACAATGTATGGAACGGAAAGTTTTTCTACCACCATTCGTTCGATCAACAGAAACTTGATTCAGCTTTTGCCACCGGGGGTTTTATCACCTACAGTACTTTAAAATGGACGATAAATTTATTCACCCGAAGTGTGGGGGCCAATTACAACCCGGAGGTTGGTTTTGCCAGGCGAAGGGACATCCAGCAGGTGGCGTACACGCAATGGTATAATTTCTATCCAAAAGGATCCATTATTCAAAGCCACGGCCCCGGAATTGATTTTGATATTCTGCGCAACCAAACCTACGGGCTGTTGGATTGGGATGCCAACCTGATGTACCGTTTCAGGTTTAGGAACACCGCCAATGGAAATATACGCTTGCGGAAAGAATACACCTACCTGTTTAGCCCGTTTGATCCCAGTGGCACGAATGGACAAAAGCTCGCAGCCGGAACCGCCTACCATCAATACCTGGTCGTGGCTAACTTCAATTCCGATGCGCGCAGGGCCGTATTCACGAACCTTTCGTCACGCATCGGGGAATATTTTAATGGTACCCGCATAAACCTGAGCGGCTCGCTCACCTACCGGTATATACCGTGGGGCTTTGCCTCGTTAAACTTTACCATAAACCGCATACGGTTGCCCGAGCCCTACAACGATGCAAACCTGCTGCTTATAGGTCCGCGATTTGACCTCACGCTTTCGCGCAGTGTATTCTTCACCACCTTTGTGCAATACAACAATCAGATCAACAACCTGAACATCAACTCCCGCCTGCAGTGGCGATTCAAACCGGTATCCGACATTTTTCTGGTGTACACCGATAATTACGTTACCGAAGCCTTTACCGATACCGAAGGGCGTTTCTTTGCCCAAGGGCAACCCCGCCTGCGTGGCGTGGTGCTTAAACTAAACTATTGGCTAAATATTTGA
- a CDS encoding alpha/beta fold hydrolase, with product MRYLLYSLFVLSITVTAQPGEYTYTDSTGIRILQGTLLYPDVKKGKVPLVLIIAGSGPTDRDGNNRQLKSDYLKLLAEGLAQQGIASFRYDKRGVGKSTMKTNREDALVIEDFSSDAADWIRIFKSDKRFKNIIVLGHSEGSLLGMLAAQSARANGFISLAGAGRPIDEILKEQIKSNPFNPEQLVRDNESILDSLKAGFEVKQINPLLQPLYRAGIQPYMISWLKYDPAKLLKGLNMPCMIVQGSTDIQVAVKDAERLKDARPDARFLLIEGMNHVLRDAPEERMANIAVYSQAEKPLSSALIPALVEFIRSVK from the coding sequence ATGAGGTATCTTTTATATAGTCTTTTTGTTCTTTCCATTACGGTTACTGCTCAGCCTGGTGAGTATACCTATACCGACTCTACCGGCATACGAATACTTCAGGGTACCCTGTTATATCCTGATGTGAAAAAGGGCAAAGTTCCGTTGGTATTAATTATTGCCGGATCGGGCCCCACCGATCGTGACGGTAATAACCGGCAATTAAAATCAGACTATTTGAAACTGCTGGCGGAGGGTCTTGCCCAGCAAGGAATTGCTTCCTTTCGTTATGATAAACGTGGCGTTGGAAAAAGCACCATGAAAACCAACCGCGAAGATGCGTTGGTTATTGAAGACTTTTCATCGGATGCAGCGGATTGGATCAGGATTTTTAAATCCGATAAGCGCTTTAAAAATATCATTGTGCTCGGTCATAGTGAAGGATCTTTGCTGGGTATGCTGGCGGCTCAATCGGCCAGGGCGAATGGGTTCATCTCACTGGCAGGAGCCGGCCGGCCAATTGACGAGATATTAAAGGAGCAGATCAAATCGAACCCGTTTAACCCTGAGCAACTGGTGCGTGACAATGAAAGCATATTAGACTCGCTAAAAGCAGGTTTTGAGGTAAAACAAATCAATCCGCTCCTACAACCACTTTATCGTGCCGGCATCCAACCCTATATGATTTCATGGCTGAAGTATGACCCGGCTAAACTGCTAAAGGGTTTGAACATGCCTTGTATGATTGTGCAGGGGAGTACAGATATACAGGTAGCCGTAAAGGATGCTGAGCGTCTAAAAGATGCCCGTCCGGATGCACGGTTCTTACTTATTGAAGGCATGAACCATGTACTTCGCGATGCACCTGAGGAGCGCATGGCCAATATTGCTGTATATTCACAAGCTGAAAAGCCATTATCTTCTGCACTGATTCCTGCCTTGGTTGAGTTTATCCGGTCCGTTAAATAA
- a CDS encoding MarR family transcriptional regulator — protein sequence MKIEDEIKQPRFISAHQKAVINLIFTSNWLINQQQNHFKPFGITGQQFNVLRILKGQHPKSISAKEIKSRMLDKNSDISRLLDRLISKNLIEKKSCPKDKRATDVFITENGLSLLKEISRKQKDIDQVLTLTDSEAEQLSNLLDKSRG from the coding sequence ATGAAAATCGAAGACGAAATAAAGCAGCCCAGGTTCATCAGTGCTCACCAAAAAGCTGTTATTAACCTCATTTTTACCTCAAACTGGTTAATAAACCAACAGCAAAATCATTTCAAGCCCTTTGGTATTACAGGCCAGCAGTTTAATGTGCTGCGGATTTTAAAAGGGCAACACCCCAAAAGCATTTCGGCCAAAGAAATCAAGTCGCGTATGTTGGATAAAAACTCCGATATATCCCGTTTGCTGGACCGGTTGATTTCTAAAAATCTTATTGAAAAGAAATCTTGCCCAAAAGACAAACGGGCAACCGATGTGTTCATTACTGAAAACGGTCTCTCACTTTTAAAAGAAATCAGCCGCAAACAAAAAGATATTGACCAGGTATTAACACTTACCGATTCGGAAGCTGAACAATTGAGTAACTTATTGGATAAAAGCAGGGGCTAA
- a CDS encoding methyltransferase, translated as MRRIKSDQFHFKQFSVTHKRSSMKVGTDGVLLGAWVNVTHVKSVLDIGTGSGVIALMIAQRSGASHIDAVELDMDAAEDARENFKQAPWAERLHLYHCPVQLFQTKKKYDLIVSNPPYFSNSYKPENENRMVARHTESLSFQDLLEAANKWLNPAGRLAVILPAAEGKLFKTWAQAAGMVCIREWTFQTRRNKPVERQLMEFARMHKTIEHGKILLYEHDSGETWATDYINLTRDFYLKS; from the coding sequence ATGAGAAGAATTAAAAGCGATCAATTCCATTTCAAGCAATTCTCCGTTACCCACAAGCGAAGCAGCATGAAAGTAGGCACCGATGGGGTATTGCTTGGGGCGTGGGTAAATGTTACCCATGTTAAATCGGTATTGGATATTGGCACCGGCTCTGGTGTAATCGCCTTGATGATCGCCCAACGATCAGGGGCAAGCCACATTGACGCGGTTGAACTGGACATGGATGCCGCGGAAGATGCACGTGAAAATTTTAAACAAGCTCCCTGGGCCGAAAGGCTTCACCTGTACCACTGCCCAGTGCAACTTTTTCAAACAAAAAAAAAGTATGACCTGATTGTTTCCAACCCGCCCTACTTCAGCAACAGTTATAAGCCGGAAAATGAAAACCGAATGGTTGCGCGGCATACCGAAAGCTTATCGTTTCAGGATTTGCTGGAGGCAGCAAACAAATGGCTTAACCCGGCCGGCAGGCTTGCGGTTATTCTTCCCGCTGCTGAAGGCAAGCTTTTCAAAACTTGGGCACAAGCGGCAGGTATGGTTTGCATTCGGGAATGGACTTTTCAAACCCGAAGGAATAAACCGGTTGAACGCCAACTTATGGAGTTCGCCCGAATGCATAAAACCATTGAACACGGTAAAATTCTTCTTTACGAACATGATTCAGGCGAAACCTGGGCAACTGATTACATAAACCTAACCCGTGACTTTTATCTCAAATCTTAA
- a CDS encoding formate--tetrahydrofolate ligase, which yields MTFKSDLEIAQAASLQPIRQIAKKLTIEEADLELYGNYKAKLPLKLIDNTRLKKSKLILVTAMTPTPAGEGKTTTSIGLCEGMNKIGKKTTVVLREPSLGPVFGMKGGAAGGGYSQVVPMEDINLHFTGDFAAVEKANNLLAALIDNDIQKPGGGLGIDPRTVEWKRVMDMNDRALRNMITGLGGKNGGMIRETGFNITAASEIMAILCLAKDMDDLKKKIGNIYVGDTYDQKAVFARDLNAQGAVALLLKDAIKPNLVQTLEGNPAIIHGGPFGNIAQGANSIIATRMGMSLSDYVITEAGFGSDLGAEKFIDIVCGYGDYSPHAMVLVATIRALKYHGGVKREELTKPNLKALEAGFANLEKHIENTKIFGVPAVISLNKFITDSVEELNWVINKCESLGVDIALSEGWEKGGAGMVELANKVAEAADTFHGKYWPVYDWKDTVEEKVRTVAVKIYGARDVEFLPKAKQNLKKIERIGLSGMPVCIAKTQNSFSDDAKKLGRPKDFIVTVREIEVAAGAGFVIPITGDILRMPGLPNVPAALGMDIDNEGRISGLS from the coding sequence ATGACCTTTAAGTCCGATCTTGAAATTGCCCAGGCAGCATCACTGCAACCCATCCGCCAGATTGCCAAAAAACTGACTATCGAAGAAGCTGATCTGGAACTGTATGGTAATTATAAAGCCAAGCTTCCGTTAAAGCTTATTGACAATACCCGGTTAAAGAAAAGCAAGCTCATACTGGTTACGGCCATGACACCCACACCTGCCGGTGAAGGAAAAACCACCACCTCCATCGGGCTTTGTGAAGGCATGAATAAAATCGGTAAGAAAACCACGGTAGTGCTTCGCGAACCATCGCTTGGGCCTGTATTCGGCATGAAAGGTGGTGCCGCGGGTGGAGGATACTCACAGGTTGTTCCGATGGAAGATATCAACCTGCATTTTACGGGCGACTTTGCTGCCGTTGAAAAGGCCAACAACCTGTTGGCTGCACTGATTGACAATGATATTCAAAAACCAGGAGGAGGATTGGGCATTGATCCGCGAACGGTGGAGTGGAAGCGTGTGATGGACATGAACGACCGGGCCTTGCGCAACATGATTACCGGTTTGGGTGGAAAGAACGGAGGCATGATCCGCGAGACCGGTTTCAATATTACAGCAGCCTCTGAGATTATGGCCATACTTTGCTTAGCCAAAGACATGGATGACCTCAAGAAAAAAATCGGGAACATATATGTTGGCGATACTTATGACCAAAAGGCTGTGTTTGCCCGCGACCTGAACGCGCAGGGTGCTGTTGCCTTGTTGCTGAAAGATGCAATCAAACCAAATTTGGTACAAACCCTGGAAGGTAACCCGGCCATTATTCATGGTGGCCCCTTTGGAAACATTGCACAGGGCGCCAACTCCATCATTGCTACACGCATGGGCATGAGCTTATCGGACTACGTAATTACCGAAGCAGGCTTCGGTTCGGATTTGGGTGCCGAGAAATTTATTGATATTGTTTGCGGCTATGGCGACTACTCACCCCATGCTATGGTTTTGGTAGCCACCATCAGGGCATTGAAATATCATGGTGGGGTTAAGCGTGAAGAACTGACAAAACCAAACCTTAAGGCCCTTGAGGCCGGCTTTGCCAACCTGGAAAAGCATATTGAGAACACCAAAATTTTTGGAGTGCCTGCGGTGATCTCACTCAATAAATTTATTACGGACAGTGTAGAAGAATTGAACTGGGTTATCAATAAGTGCGAATCATTAGGTGTTGATATTGCTTTATCGGAAGGATGGGAGAAAGGTGGAGCGGGAATGGTTGAACTGGCGAACAAGGTGGCCGAAGCGGCCGATACCTTTCATGGCAAATACTGGCCGGTTTACGATTGGAAGGATACAGTAGAAGAAAAAGTACGTACGGTGGCCGTTAAAATTTACGGAGCCAGGGATGTTGAGTTTTTACCAAAGGCCAAACAAAATTTAAAGAAGATAGAACGTATCGGGCTAAGCGGTATGCCGGTATGCATTGCCAAAACACAAAACAGTTTTTCGGACGATGCAAAAAAATTAGGCCGGCCGAAGGACTTCATTGTTACCGTACGCGAAATTGAAGTAGCTGCCGGGGCAGGCTTTGTAATCCCGATTACCGGTGATATTCTTCGTATGCCGGGCTTACCAAATGTACCCGCAGCGCTAGGAATGGATATTGACAATGAGGGAAGGATTAGTGGATTGTCGTAA
- a CDS encoding M3 family oligoendopeptidase produces MNALEKIERPARKFLPDTFRLTDWLELKPWFDSLLNRNIQSISDLRTWFTDRSELEAVIAEDFAWRYINMTRFTENEDYSKSYQYFVENIQPQIAPVSDQLNRKAEASTFLKELEREPGYNIMVRSLKKDIELFREENIPVFTEISLEQQKYNQLSGAMMVEFKGQELTLQQAAVKLMSTDRAEREEVYHKITARRLQDKETLDQLFTRLIALRHQVAVNAGFANFRDYMFKAMGRFDYTPQDCFNFHDSVASEVVPMLNDLIRERKESLGVASLKPWDKAVDPEGRDPLKAFNDGHDLTEKTIECFHRIDPYLGQCLSIMKEMGHLDLESRKGKAPGGYNYPLAEIGVPFIFMNATSTLRDMVTLMHEGGHAVHNFLTRELELNDFKSTPSEVAELASMSMELISMDEWDIFFPDAESLKRAKREHLEDIIETLPWVATIDKFQHWIYENPNHSVEERRASWNKILTQFSDSITDWTGEEIAKDYLWQKQLHLYEVPFYYIEYGMAQLGAVAIWRNYKKNKQKGLQGYMNALKLGYMKSIPEVYEAAGIRFDFSLTYIRELMGFVKAELQKV; encoded by the coding sequence ATGAATGCTTTAGAAAAAATTGAACGGCCTGCACGTAAATTTTTACCCGATACATTTAGGCTAACGGATTGGCTGGAGCTTAAACCCTGGTTCGATAGCCTGTTGAACAGGAACATACAATCCATAAGTGATTTGCGTACCTGGTTTACAGACCGGAGCGAACTGGAGGCTGTAATTGCGGAAGATTTTGCCTGGCGTTATATTAACATGACACGTTTTACCGAAAACGAGGACTATAGCAAAAGCTATCAGTATTTTGTCGAGAACATACAACCTCAAATAGCCCCGGTATCGGATCAGCTTAACCGAAAGGCAGAGGCGTCAACATTCCTCAAAGAACTGGAGCGAGAGCCTGGCTACAACATCATGGTCCGTAGCCTGAAGAAGGATATTGAATTGTTTCGCGAGGAGAATATTCCCGTGTTCACCGAAATCAGCCTGGAGCAACAAAAGTACAACCAACTTTCAGGCGCAATGATGGTTGAGTTTAAGGGCCAAGAGCTTACCCTTCAGCAAGCAGCTGTAAAATTAATGTCGACCGACCGTGCGGAACGCGAAGAGGTATATCATAAAATCACTGCCAGAAGATTGCAGGATAAAGAAACACTGGACCAGCTTTTTACCAGGCTAATAGCCTTGCGCCATCAGGTTGCGGTGAATGCCGGCTTTGCCAACTTTCGCGATTACATGTTCAAAGCCATGGGGCGTTTCGATTACACCCCGCAGGATTGTTTCAACTTTCATGATTCTGTTGCTTCTGAAGTAGTGCCCATGTTGAATGACCTTATACGTGAACGAAAAGAATCACTTGGTGTAGCGTCATTAAAACCATGGGATAAAGCAGTTGATCCGGAAGGACGCGATCCGCTAAAGGCGTTTAATGATGGTCATGACCTTACTGAAAAAACCATTGAATGTTTTCATCGCATTGACCCCTACCTGGGACAATGCCTCTCCATTATGAAAGAAATGGGGCACCTGGACCTGGAATCACGCAAAGGGAAAGCCCCTGGGGGATATAATTACCCATTGGCCGAAATTGGTGTTCCATTTATTTTTATGAATGCTACCTCAACCTTGCGCGATATGGTAACCTTAATGCACGAAGGCGGCCATGCCGTGCATAATTTCTTAACCCGTGAACTAGAGTTAAACGATTTTAAATCAACTCCATCCGAAGTAGCTGAATTAGCTTCTATGTCGATGGAACTTATTTCCATGGACGAATGGGATATTTTCTTTCCGGATGCTGAATCCTTGAAGCGTGCTAAACGCGAGCATCTGGAAGATATCATCGAAACGCTGCCGTGGGTGGCAACCATCGATAAGTTTCAGCATTGGATTTATGAAAATCCCAATCACTCAGTAGAGGAGAGGAGGGCGAGCTGGAATAAAATTCTTACTCAATTTTCCGATTCCATAACCGACTGGACCGGTGAAGAGATTGCAAAGGACTACCTCTGGCAAAAGCAATTGCATTTATACGAAGTTCCCTTTTACTATATAGAATATGGTATGGCGCAATTGGGTGCGGTAGCCATTTGGCGTAACTACAAAAAAAATAAGCAGAAAGGATTACAGGGTTATATGAATGCGCTTAAGTTGGGCTATATGAAATCCATTCCGGAAGTATACGAAGCTGCCGGTATTCGGTTTGATTTTTCATTAACCTACATCCGTGAACTGATGGGATTTGTTAAAGCAGAACTTCAGAAAGTATAG
- a CDS encoding SMP-30/gluconolactonase/LRE family protein, protein MRILFLSVLSLLVGCSQQTKKTIGSVERLNSALDNIIQMDSPIEILGEGFEWSEGPVWVEAESMLLFSDVPKNTIYKWTEAKGIETYLIPSGFTGTKTESKEPGSNGLLLDGNGRLVLCQHGNRQMAYMNAPLSNPKPDFTPLANRYDGKKFNSPNDAAFRGNDLFFTDPPYGLPKQASDPEKEIPFQGVYKVSPTGEVTLVIDSLTRPNGIAFFSDNSTFIVANSDPNKAIWYKYSLGENDSIIHASVFYDATANTKTEPGLPDGLKIDMHGNVFATGPGGVWIFSTGGKVLGKIKLPVPTANCALTPDEKTLYITADKYLLRVKLR, encoded by the coding sequence ATGCGAATACTCTTTTTATCAGTTTTATCGCTATTGGTTGGCTGTTCCCAGCAAACCAAAAAAACAATTGGCTCCGTTGAGCGCCTTAACAGCGCTTTGGATAATATAATCCAAATGGATTCGCCCATTGAAATACTGGGCGAAGGGTTTGAGTGGAGTGAAGGGCCGGTATGGGTAGAGGCAGAAAGCATGCTGCTCTTCTCGGATGTGCCAAAAAATACGATCTATAAATGGACCGAAGCGAAGGGCATAGAAACGTACCTTATTCCTTCGGGCTTTACAGGAACAAAAACCGAAAGCAAAGAACCCGGTTCGAACGGCTTGCTGCTGGACGGAAATGGCCGGCTTGTACTATGCCAGCATGGCAACCGACAAATGGCCTACATGAATGCACCGCTCTCCAACCCAAAACCTGACTTTACTCCATTAGCCAATCGCTACGATGGCAAGAAATTCAATAGTCCTAACGATGCCGCATTCCGGGGTAACGATCTGTTCTTTACCGACCCGCCTTATGGATTACCGAAACAAGCCAGTGACCCTGAAAAAGAAATCCCGTTTCAGGGAGTTTATAAAGTAAGCCCGACTGGAGAAGTAACCTTGGTGATCGATTCATTGACCCGGCCGAACGGCATTGCTTTTTTTTCCGATAACTCAACATTTATCGTAGCAAATTCCGATCCCAACAAAGCTATTTGGTATAAGTATAGCTTAGGTGAAAATGATTCCATTATTCATGCCTCCGTATTTTATGATGCTACGGCAAACACTAAAACAGAACCCGGCTTACCCGATGGGCTAAAAATTGATATGCATGGAAATGTGTTTGCCACCGGCCCGGGTGGAGTATGGATTTTTAGTACAGGTGGAAAAGTACTGGGCAAAATAAAATTACCCGTACCGACAGCTAACTGCGCATTAACGCCCGATGAAAAAACACTTTACATAACCGCAGATAAGTATTTATTGCGTGTCAAATTACGGTAA